The following are from one region of the Macrobrachium nipponense isolate FS-2020 chromosome 21, ASM1510439v2, whole genome shotgun sequence genome:
- the LOC135197683 gene encoding E3 ubiquitin-protein ligase RNF25-like isoform X1: protein MEQHVRVTLVLTLPPEYPDVPPNIILRNPRGVDDYVLMKIQKESKQKCEEFLGCPVIYELIEVVRDNLTANNAPSCPCAICLHHFTDTDVFTKTLCFHYFHSYCLGRYIASCEDEAAAEEEEPQPAWMAREKKPIMCPVCRDPLQKELSSAELLMCLPPEEDKTVAEFRADDPDIMALQQRMARLYVEQKEKGGIIDLEEEKNKFLLSSNRVESCEGLDEGSNGDMAGTKTLESSSDLPHEELPVTPPHTKRGGRLGQQHKQHSQKASCGGHGRHQWRNNDQSGDVRYWGGNRGGRGGGNGRGRGSRPNYHGHSRIISEPHDYNSYTSDYKSSQVIDNGYGHSKRDLSHENGYYNSGDNRSGGMDMSNGAGGMGRKGPRGPGGRHRYTPGRGRGRGPPPPGFAPSPYRHSDQDLS from the exons ATGGAACAGCATGTGAGAGTCACATTGGTTTTGACATTACCACCTGAGTACCCAGATGTTCCTCCTAATATCATACTGAG GAACCCAAGGGGAGTAGATGACTACGTTTTAATGAAAATCCAGAAGGAGAGCAAACAGAAGTGTGAAGAATTCCTGGGTTGTCCTGTGATTTACGAGTTGATTGAA GTTGTCCGGGACAATTTGACTGCAAACAATGCTCCAAGCTGCCCTTGTGCCATATGTTTACATCACTTTACGGACACAGATGTTTTTACTAAGACTTTATGCttccattattttcattcatactGCTTGGGAAG GTACATTGCTAGTTGCGAGGATGAAGCAGCTGCTGAGGAAGAAGAGCCTCAACCTGCATGGATGGCACGAGAAAAGAAGCCCATCATGTGCCCAGTTTGCCGAGATCCTCTACAAAAGGAG CTGAGTAGTGCTGAGTTGCTGATGTGCCTTCCACCTGAGGAGGACAAGACTGTTGCAGAGTTTAGGGCTGATGATCCAGATATAATGGCTCTTCAGCAACGCATGGCCAGACTATACGTGGAACAGAAGGAGAAAGGTGGCATTATTGATCTTGAGGAAGAGAAGAACAAATTTTTGCTCTCATCCAATAGG GTGGAGTCTTGTGAAGGACTGGATGAAGGGAGTAATGGAGATATGGCAGGTACAAAGACTCTTGAGTCCTCATCAGACTTGCCTCATGAGGAGCTGCCTGTTACGCCTCCTCACACTAAGAGAGGAGGACGTCTGGGGCAACAACACAAACAGCATTCTCAGAAGGCATCGTGTGGCGGTCATGGTCGACATCAGTGGAGGAATAACGATCAGAGTGGAGACGTTAGATACTGGGGAGGTAACCGTGGAGGGAGAGGCGGTGGGAATGGGCGAGGTCGTGGCAGCCGTCCTAATTATCATGGCCATTCCAGGATAATATCTGAACCACATGATTACAATTCGTACACCTCAGACTACAAGTCTTCACAAGTTATCGACAATGGTTATGGACACAGCAAAAGGGACCTTTCCCATGAAAACGGTTATTATAATTCTGGGGACAATAGATCTGGAGGAATGGACATGAGCAATGGTGCTGGTGGAATGGGTAGAAAGGGACCAAGAGGACCTGGTGGTCGACACCGCTATACTCCAGGCAGAGGAAGGGGCCGTGGACCACCACCACCTGGCTTTGCCCCATCACCCTACCGTCACTCAGATCAAGATCTGAGTTGA